In Chryseobacterium oranimense, a single window of DNA contains:
- a CDS encoding AIM24 family protein, translating to MSKYSLEAFVNETKENPQQKDYFELETPHMLEINLNNQAVWTKRGSMVAYVGGINFERQGMLAGGIGNLLKKAISGEGAKLMKAEGSGKLYVADSGKKVRILYLNNESVCVNGNDVLAHEQSVKSDITMLKSIAGMMAGGLFQVKLSGTGHIAITTHGEPLTLMVTPDSPVFTDPNATVAWSGNLIPDLKTNVSFKSLIGRGSGEEFQMKFSGNGWVLIQPYEEVYFTEK from the coding sequence ATGAGCAAATATTCATTGGAAGCCTTTGTCAACGAAACTAAAGAAAACCCACAACAGAAAGACTATTTTGAGCTTGAAACACCGCACATGCTGGAAATTAACCTTAATAACCAGGCAGTCTGGACCAAAAGAGGAAGCATGGTAGCTTATGTAGGAGGGATTAATTTTGAAAGACAGGGAATGCTGGCAGGAGGAATTGGGAATCTTTTAAAGAAAGCAATCAGCGGTGAAGGAGCAAAACTGATGAAAGCAGAAGGATCAGGCAAACTATACGTGGCAGATTCCGGTAAAAAAGTACGCATCCTTTATCTGAATAATGAGTCGGTATGTGTAAACGGAAACGATGTACTGGCTCATGAACAGAGTGTGAAAAGTGATATTACCATGCTTAAAAGTATTGCAGGCATGATGGCCGGCGGTCTTTTCCAGGTAAAGCTTTCCGGAACGGGGCACATTGCCATCACTACTCATGGTGAGCCGCTAACCCTTATGGTAACCCCGGACAGTCCTGTTTTTACGGATCCTAATGCTACAGTGGCCTGGTCGGGTAATCTAATTCCGGACCTGAAAACAAATGTTTCATTCAAAAGCCTGATCGGAAGAGGCAGCGGAGAAGAATTCCAGATGAAATTTTCAGGAAACGGATGGGTACTGATCCAACCTTATGAAGAAGTATATTTCACAGAAAAATAG
- the queA gene encoding tRNA preQ1(34) S-adenosylmethionine ribosyltransferase-isomerase QueA produces MKTSDFNFDLPAELLAEHPSEHRDEARLMVLNRKTETIEHKLFKDVVDYFDEKDLFIFNNTKVFPARLYGNKEKTGAKIEVFLLRELDKETRVWDVLVDPARKIRIGNKLFFTEDESLVAEVIDNTTSRGRTLRFLFDGSYDEFRTKLKELGETPLPKYIKRAVEPEDAERYQTIYAKVEGAVAAPTAGLHFSKHLMKKLEIKGIDFAEVTLHVGLGTFNPIEVEDLSKHKMESEEIIIDEKNAEIINKAVDAHRRVCAVGTTTMRALETSVSSNKKISAFNGWTNKFIYPPHDFGVANSMITNFHTPKSTLLMMIAAFAGKDFIMHAYEEAVKEKYKFYSYGDAMLIL; encoded by the coding sequence ATGAAAACATCAGATTTTAATTTTGATCTTCCTGCGGAATTATTGGCAGAACACCCATCCGAACACAGAGACGAAGCTAGGTTAATGGTTCTTAACAGAAAAACAGAAACCATTGAGCATAAGCTGTTTAAAGATGTTGTGGATTATTTCGACGAGAAAGATCTATTTATTTTCAATAATACTAAAGTTTTTCCTGCACGTCTTTATGGAAATAAAGAAAAAACAGGAGCTAAAATTGAGGTTTTCCTTTTAAGAGAGCTTGATAAGGAAACCAGAGTATGGGACGTTCTTGTAGATCCTGCAAGAAAAATCAGAATCGGTAACAAATTATTCTTCACTGAGGATGAATCTTTGGTAGCTGAAGTTATCGATAATACAACGTCAAGAGGAAGAACTCTGAGATTCTTATTCGATGGTTCTTATGACGAATTCAGAACAAAACTGAAGGAACTGGGAGAAACTCCGCTTCCAAAATACATCAAAAGAGCCGTAGAGCCGGAAGATGCAGAAAGATACCAGACCATCTATGCTAAAGTAGAAGGAGCGGTTGCTGCACCTACTGCAGGTCTTCACTTCTCTAAGCATTTGATGAAAAAATTAGAAATCAAAGGAATTGATTTTGCTGAAGTAACTCTTCACGTTGGTTTGGGAACTTTCAACCCGATTGAGGTAGAAGATCTTTCCAAACACAAAATGGAGTCTGAAGAAATCATCATCGACGAGAAAAATGCTGAGATCATCAATAAAGCGGTAGATGCTCACAGAAGAGTTTGTGCAGTAGGAACCACTACTATGAGAGCATTGGAAACTTCCGTTTCTTCAAACAAAAAAATCTCTGCTTTCAATGGCTGGACGAATAAATTCATTTACCCGCCTCACGATTTTGGAGTTGCCAACTCAATGATTACTAACTTCCATACGCCGAAATCAACATTATTGATGATGATTGCTGCGTTTGCAGGAAAAGATTTCATTATGCACGCTTATGAAGAAGCCGTAAAAGAAAAGTATAAATTCTATTCTTACGGTGATGCAATGTTAATTTTATAA
- the rlmN gene encoding 23S rRNA (adenine(2503)-C(2))-methyltransferase RlmN, protein MKDIRVLSLDQLKDYFVTLGEKPFRAKQVYDWLWSKNLHSIDEMTNLSKSLREKISEEYTINPVSVDQLQRSTDGTIKNGVKLHDGLLVESVLIPTETRTTACVSSQVGCSLNCEFCATARLKRMRNLEVAEIVDQVALIDSQSKMYFNRPLTNIVFMGMGEPMMNYKNVVEAIRKITQPEGLGMSPRRITVSTSGIPKMIKMLADDELRVKLALSLHSAIESKRNEIMPFSDKFPLTDIMEALQYWYQKTGSVITFEYCVWKGINDGDEDIKALIRYCKQVPSKVNLIQYNPIGDGKYDQCNKQAEENYVRQLENAGITVMIRKSRGGDIDAACGQLANKTAD, encoded by the coding sequence ATGAAAGATATCCGAGTTTTATCACTGGACCAGCTTAAAGATTACTTTGTAACTTTAGGAGAAAAGCCGTTTCGTGCGAAACAGGTTTATGACTGGCTATGGAGTAAAAACCTCCATTCGATTGATGAAATGACCAATCTTTCGAAGTCTCTCCGTGAAAAAATTTCCGAAGAGTATACCATCAATCCTGTTTCTGTCGACCAGCTTCAAAGAAGCACGGATGGAACAATCAAAAACGGAGTGAAGCTCCATGACGGATTATTGGTAGAATCTGTTCTTATCCCAACAGAAACAAGAACTACTGCCTGCGTTTCCTCACAGGTAGGATGTTCCCTGAACTGTGAATTCTGTGCAACGGCAAGACTCAAGAGAATGAGAAACCTTGAAGTCGCTGAGATCGTAGACCAGGTAGCCCTGATCGACAGTCAGAGCAAAATGTACTTCAACAGACCGCTCACCAACATTGTCTTTATGGGAATGGGAGAGCCGATGATGAATTACAAAAATGTAGTGGAAGCCATCAGAAAAATTACCCAGCCGGAAGGTTTGGGAATGTCTCCAAGAAGAATTACCGTTTCTACATCCGGAATCCCGAAGATGATCAAAATGCTGGCAGACGATGAACTTCGTGTAAAGCTGGCCCTTTCACTTCACTCTGCTATTGAATCCAAGCGGAATGAAATTATGCCTTTTTCCGATAAATTTCCACTCACGGATATTATGGAGGCTCTTCAATACTGGTATCAGAAAACAGGTTCTGTGATTACTTTTGAATACTGCGTATGGAAAGGAATCAATGATGGTGATGAGGATATTAAAGCTCTGATCAGATATTGTAAACAAGTTCCTTCCAAGGTGAATCTTATCCAGTATAACCCTATCGGGGATGGTAAATACGACCAGTGTAATAAGCAGGCAGAAGAGAATTACGTACGCCAATTAGAAAATGCCGGAATTACTGTAATGATCAGAAAAAGCCGTGGTGGCGATATCGATGCTGCATGCGGACAGCTTGCCAATAAAACAGCGGATTAA
- a CDS encoding sterol desaturase family protein — protein sequence MDFFMSEDGLENVYAWAIPFHAAVILAEMIYSHVSEAKLYNGKDVATSVYLALMNFGLDLIMKAFAMGVMFFFYNHRLFTWEFTVWYWLICFVITDFAYYVLHYVDHHSRAFWAVHITHHNSEYFNLTTGFRSPVLQPLYRYLYFSPLAFLGFNPWHIMVVYAIGQVYGTWVHTQTVKTMGILEYILVTPSHHRVHHACNIKYLDRNMGMCLIIWDKIFGTFEKEDPDVPVKYGIYPKMPDNKPDTVLLYEWRKIWKDIRQPGLKFSDRINYIFNSPGWRHDGTGKTVRQYQKDYLKKKAKKQKMKSA from the coding sequence ATGGACTTCTTTATGAGCGAAGATGGGCTGGAAAACGTATATGCATGGGCAATTCCGTTTCATGCTGCCGTTATTTTGGCAGAAATGATCTACAGTCATGTTTCTGAAGCTAAGCTGTACAACGGAAAAGATGTTGCGACAAGCGTTTACCTGGCCCTGATGAACTTTGGCCTGGATCTCATTATGAAGGCCTTCGCCATGGGAGTGATGTTCTTTTTTTACAACCACAGGCTTTTTACATGGGAGTTTACAGTTTGGTATTGGCTTATCTGCTTTGTGATCACAGATTTTGCTTATTATGTGCTGCATTATGTGGATCACCATTCCAGGGCATTCTGGGCAGTTCATATTACCCATCACAATTCGGAATACTTCAATCTGACAACCGGATTCAGAAGTCCGGTGCTGCAGCCGCTTTACAGATACCTTTATTTTTCCCCTCTGGCTTTTTTAGGCTTTAATCCATGGCATATCATGGTTGTGTATGCGATAGGACAGGTATATGGAACCTGGGTACACACACAGACTGTAAAAACAATGGGAATCCTGGAATACATTCTGGTAACACCTTCCCATCACAGGGTACATCATGCATGCAACATCAAGTATCTGGACCGGAATATGGGAATGTGTCTCATCATCTGGGATAAAATCTTCGGTACTTTTGAAAAAGAAGATCCGGATGTGCCTGTCAAATATGGGATCTACCCCAAAATGCCGGACAATAAACCCGATACAGTTCTTCTTTACGAATGGAGAAAGATCTGGAAAGACATCAGACAACCGGGACTGAAATTTTCAGACAGGATCAATTATATCTTCAATTCTCCGGGCTGGAGACATGATGGGACAGGAAAAACGGTAAGACAATACCAGAAAGATTATTTAAAGAAAAAGGCTAAAAAACAAAAAATGAAATCTGCCTGA
- a CDS encoding polyprenyl synthetase family protein, which produces MANIVEEIKRPINEEMKLFEQKFYESMQSKVPLLDKVTRFIVTTKGKQMRPMFVFLCAKLIGEVNEKTYRGASMIELIHTATLVHDDVVDESFKRRNFFSINALWKNKIAVLVGDYLLSKSVLLSTDHKDYDLLGVISRTIREMSEGELLQLEKARKLDITEDVYYEIIRQKTATLIAACCEIGVLSNNADESLAKKMMNFGTYTGMAFQIKDDLFDYLSSNVIGKPVGIDIKEQKMTLPLIYTLKNASEKDRKYYFNTIKRYNNDQKRVKELIEFVKSSGGMDYAIKVMKDFQQKAKDILEEFPDSEARKSLHSMLDYVIERKF; this is translated from the coding sequence TTGGCAAACATCGTAGAAGAAATCAAACGACCGATCAATGAGGAAATGAAACTTTTCGAGCAGAAGTTTTATGAATCGATGCAGAGCAAAGTGCCTTTATTAGATAAAGTAACCCGTTTTATTGTTACTACTAAAGGAAAGCAGATGCGTCCTATGTTCGTTTTCCTATGTGCAAAGCTGATAGGTGAGGTGAATGAAAAAACATACCGTGGTGCTTCTATGATCGAGCTTATCCATACCGCAACTCTGGTACATGATGATGTGGTGGATGAAAGCTTCAAGCGCCGTAATTTCTTTTCAATCAATGCCTTGTGGAAGAATAAAATTGCTGTTTTGGTAGGGGATTATCTTTTATCAAAATCAGTACTCCTTTCTACGGATCATAAAGATTATGATCTTTTGGGTGTGATTTCCAGAACAATCCGCGAAATGTCCGAAGGCGAGCTTCTTCAGCTGGAAAAGGCCAGAAAACTGGATATTACAGAAGATGTTTACTATGAAATTATCCGCCAGAAAACAGCTACTCTTATTGCTGCCTGCTGTGAAATCGGAGTTTTATCCAATAACGCGGATGAAAGTCTTGCTAAAAAAATGATGAATTTCGGTACATACACCGGGATGGCTTTTCAGATTAAAGATGACCTTTTTGATTATTTAAGCTCAAATGTGATCGGGAAACCTGTTGGTATAGATATAAAAGAGCAGAAAATGACCCTTCCTCTGATCTATACATTGAAAAATGCCAGTGAAAAAGACAGGAAATATTATTTCAATACCATAAAGCGTTATAACAATGATCAGAAACGGGTAAAGGAACTGATAGAATTTGTAAAAAGCTCCGGAGGGATGGATTATGCTATAAAAGTGATGAAAGATTTTCAGCAGAAAGCCAAAGACATCCTGGAAGAATTTCCGGATTCTGAAGCGAGAAAATCATTACATAGTATGCTTGATTACGTAATTGAAAGAAAATTCTAA
- a CDS encoding thiamine pyrophosphate-dependent enzyme, translating into MQTTYIETQQISFQDFKNQILEDYRLGRISREMSYLGRREVLTGKAKFGIFGDGKELPQLAMAKVFRNGDFRSGYYRDQTFALAVDALTVESFFAQLYADTSVEREPASAGRQMNGHFATRSLNEDGSWKDLTAQKNISSDISPTAGQMPRLLGLAQASKVYKSVKFEGSEKFSKEGNEIAFGTIGDASTAEGHFWETLNAACALQVPMIVSIWDDGYGISVPTRNQRAKADIAEMLSGFQRKEGENQGCEIIQVKAWDYPSLLDAYARAEHFARTESIPVVVHVIEVTQPQGHSTSGSHERYKNEERLSWEADFDGLVKFKEWILNYSIEIEGKEEIIASAEELDTIDEEAKKIVKAGQKNAWENYQKTITDLIQSVLPLVENIKGQNAEIEAYIAQFNKLVSKAKKDVFHLTRKVLLATRGTNSAERAQLMQKYNEIFETEKDNYSSHLYSQSQWKAENVKEIKPVFSDSSEEVDGRVVVRNNFDKIFEKYPQTLVFGEDAGNIGDVNQGLEGMQEKYGDVRVADTGIREATILGQGIGMAMRGLRPIAEIQYLDYILYCLQGMSDDLATVQYRTKGGQKAPVIIRTRGHRLEGVWHSGSPMAGILNLSKGILVLVPRNLTKAAGFYNTMLQSDDPAVIVECLNGYRLKEKQPDNLGEFTVPVGKIEVTKEGKDVTLVTYGSTWRIVMDAAEQLEKLGISAEVIDVQSLIPFDLTNEISESVKRTNRLVVIDEDVEGGTSAFILQQILEKQKAFRYLDSDPLTIAANDHRPAYASDGDYFSKPSADDMVERIYAMFNETNPQKYPAIF; encoded by the coding sequence ATGCAGACAACCTATATTGAAACACAGCAAATTTCTTTCCAGGATTTTAAAAATCAGATACTTGAAGATTATAGATTAGGAAGGATATCGCGCGAAATGTCCTATCTTGGAAGAAGAGAAGTACTGACAGGAAAAGCTAAATTCGGAATTTTTGGGGATGGTAAGGAACTTCCTCAGCTGGCAATGGCGAAGGTTTTCAGAAATGGAGACTTCCGTTCAGGATATTACAGGGATCAGACTTTTGCATTAGCGGTAGATGCTTTAACGGTTGAAAGCTTTTTTGCACAGCTGTATGCAGATACAAGTGTAGAAAGAGAGCCGGCATCAGCGGGTAGACAGATGAACGGACACTTCGCAACAAGAAGTTTAAACGAAGACGGAAGCTGGAAAGACCTTACGGCACAGAAAAACATCTCTTCCGATATTTCTCCTACAGCAGGACAGATGCCAAGGCTTTTAGGGTTGGCTCAGGCTTCCAAAGTGTATAAAAGTGTAAAATTTGAAGGTTCTGAAAAGTTTTCAAAAGAAGGAAATGAAATTGCTTTCGGTACCATTGGGGATGCTTCTACAGCAGAAGGACACTTCTGGGAAACCCTGAATGCGGCCTGTGCTCTTCAGGTTCCAATGATTGTTTCTATATGGGATGATGGCTACGGAATTTCTGTTCCGACCAGAAATCAGAGAGCAAAAGCGGATATTGCTGAAATGCTGAGCGGTTTTCAGAGAAAAGAAGGTGAAAATCAGGGTTGCGAGATCATTCAGGTAAAAGCATGGGATTATCCTTCATTACTGGATGCTTATGCAAGGGCAGAACATTTTGCAAGAACGGAAAGTATCCCGGTTGTGGTTCACGTTATTGAAGTTACACAGCCTCAGGGACATTCTACTTCAGGGTCTCATGAGAGATATAAAAATGAAGAGCGTCTTTCGTGGGAGGCAGATTTCGATGGTTTGGTTAAATTTAAAGAATGGATCCTGAACTATTCAATCGAAATTGAAGGAAAAGAAGAAATTATTGCTTCAGCAGAAGAATTGGATACAATCGACGAAGAAGCTAAAAAAATAGTAAAAGCAGGTCAGAAAAATGCCTGGGAAAATTACCAGAAGACCATTACGGATCTAATTCAGTCGGTTCTTCCTTTAGTTGAAAACATTAAAGGGCAGAATGCTGAAATCGAAGCTTATATCGCTCAGTTCAATAAGCTTGTTTCCAAAGCGAAAAAAGATGTTTTCCATCTGACAAGAAAAGTATTATTAGCTACAAGAGGAACAAATTCTGCAGAAAGAGCCCAGCTGATGCAGAAGTACAATGAAATCTTTGAAACAGAAAAAGACAACTATTCTTCTCACTTATATTCCCAATCTCAGTGGAAAGCTGAAAATGTGAAGGAGATCAAGCCGGTTTTCTCAGACAGCTCTGAAGAAGTGGACGGAAGAGTAGTGGTAAGAAATAATTTTGACAAAATTTTTGAAAAATATCCTCAGACTTTAGTATTTGGTGAAGATGCCGGAAATATAGGTGATGTCAACCAAGGATTGGAAGGAATGCAGGAAAAATACGGTGATGTGCGTGTAGCAGATACCGGAATCCGTGAAGCCACTATTCTTGGTCAGGGAATCGGGATGGCGATGAGAGGTCTGAGACCTATCGCTGAAATCCAGTATTTAGACTATATCCTTTACTGTTTACAAGGAATGAGCGACGATCTGGCAACTGTTCAGTACAGAACAAAAGGAGGTCAGAAAGCGCCTGTAATTATCAGAACAAGAGGTCACAGACTGGAAGGTGTTTGGCATTCAGGTTCTCCGATGGCGGGAATTCTGAACCTTTCTAAAGGTATCCTAGTATTGGTTCCGAGAAACCTGACGAAAGCTGCCGGTTTTTACAACACAATGCTTCAAAGCGATGACCCGGCTGTCATTGTTGAATGCCTGAACGGATACAGGTTAAAAGAAAAACAGCCTGATAACCTGGGTGAATTCACAGTTCCTGTAGGAAAAATTGAAGTAACCAAAGAAGGAAAGGATGTCACGTTGGTAACCTATGGTTCTACCTGGAGAATTGTGATGGATGCAGCTGAACAATTGGAAAAATTGGGAATCTCTGCAGAAGTTATCGATGTTCAGTCTTTAATTCCTTTCGATTTAACGAATGAAATTTCAGAAAGTGTTAAGAGAACCAACAGATTAGTTGTTATTGACGAAGATGTGGAAGGTGGAACTTCAGCATTTATTCTTCAACAAATTTTAGAGAAACAAAAAGCATTCAGATATCTGGATTCAGATCCGTTAACGATTGCTGCGAATGATCACAGACCTGCGTATGCAAGTGACGGAGATTACTTCAGCAAGCCGTCTGCAGATGATATGGTGGAAAGAATCTATGCTATGTTCAATGAAACAAATCCTCAGAAATATCCTGCGATATTTTAG
- a CDS encoding winged helix-turn-helix transcriptional regulator — translation MKQNELMAYSCPLGKAMSALGSKWKPIIVLVIKDRKLRFGELAVRINVISRKVLTDQLREMEADGLVIREEFKEIPPRVEYSLTEKGLALLPILYQLEEWETKYHVYDPEKEKDCKTLLQQKNTKKAVV, via the coding sequence ATGAAGCAAAATGAATTAATGGCTTACAGCTGTCCTTTAGGAAAAGCAATGTCAGCCTTAGGAAGCAAATGGAAACCGATCATCGTATTGGTGATTAAGGACCGAAAATTACGTTTTGGAGAACTTGCGGTGCGGATTAATGTAATTTCCAGAAAAGTCTTAACCGACCAGTTACGTGAAATGGAAGCCGACGGACTGGTAATTCGTGAAGAATTTAAAGAAATCCCTCCAAGAGTAGAATATTCATTGACGGAAAAAGGATTGGCATTGTTACCAATCTTATATCAGCTGGAAGAGTGGGAAACGAAATATCATGTGTATGATCCTGAGAAAGAGAAAGACTGCAAAACTCTTTTGCAACAAAAGAATACAAAAAAGGCTGTCGTTTGA
- a CDS encoding NADH:flavin oxidoreductase translates to MSTESLFKPFTYKSLELKNRIVMAPMTRAQSDNGVPTQNIAEYYARRAASEVGLILSEGTVINRTASKNMQNIPDFYGNEALAGWKNVINAVHQNGGKMGPQIWHVGDTRMSEDYPLAPMEKASTMTLEDIQDTIAQFAASAKSAKDLGFDVVEVHGAHGYLIDQFFWEVTNTRTDEYGGKTIKERSRFAIDVIKAIREAVGEDFTIILRLSQWKQQDYSSRLALTPTEMEDWLLPLKDAGVDIFHCSQRRFWEPEFEGSDLNFAGWAKKITGQPTITVGSVGLKGDFMGAFAGQGTEKTDLTELIKRLDNEEFDLVAVGRAILQDPQWVQKIKTGNTGELLDFSAESMGKLY, encoded by the coding sequence ATGAGTACAGAATCATTATTTAAACCTTTCACTTATAAAAGTCTTGAACTTAAAAATAGAATTGTAATGGCTCCTATGACCAGAGCCCAGTCTGACAATGGAGTTCCTACCCAGAATATTGCAGAATATTATGCCAGAAGAGCGGCTTCAGAAGTCGGATTGATTCTTTCTGAAGGAACTGTCATTAACAGAACTGCTTCAAAAAATATGCAGAATATCCCGGATTTCTATGGCAATGAAGCATTGGCTGGCTGGAAAAACGTTATCAATGCAGTTCATCAGAACGGAGGTAAAATGGGGCCTCAGATCTGGCATGTGGGAGATACAAGAATGTCCGAAGATTATCCTCTGGCGCCAATGGAGAAGGCTTCAACAATGACTTTGGAAGATATTCAGGATACCATTGCACAGTTTGCAGCTTCTGCAAAATCCGCAAAGGATTTAGGCTTTGATGTTGTTGAAGTTCATGGAGCCCACGGATACCTTATTGACCAGTTCTTTTGGGAAGTTACCAATACAAGAACCGATGAATATGGCGGAAAAACAATCAAAGAGAGAAGCCGCTTCGCGATAGATGTGATTAAAGCGATAAGAGAAGCAGTAGGTGAGGATTTCACCATTATTCTTCGTCTTTCACAATGGAAACAGCAGGATTATAGCAGCAGGTTGGCTTTAACACCAACAGAAATGGAAGATTGGCTGTTACCTTTAAAAGATGCCGGAGTAGATATTTTCCACTGCTCGCAGCGTCGTTTCTGGGAACCGGAATTTGAAGGTTCAGACTTAAACTTTGCAGGTTGGGCAAAGAAAATTACAGGCCAGCCAACAATCACTGTTGGTTCCGTAGGTTTAAAAGGAGATTTTATGGGAGCTTTTGCTGGTCAGGGAACTGAAAAAACAGATTTGACTGAATTAATCAAAAGGCTTGACAATGAAGAATTTGACCTTGTTGCAGTAGGACGTGCCATTTTGCAGGATCCTCAATGGGTTCAAAAGATAAAAACAGGAAATACCGGAGAACTGCTGGACTTTTCAGCGGAAAGCATGGGAAAACTGTATTAA
- a CDS encoding bacteriocin-like protein — translation MKNLKKLTKPDLKKINGGNAPECPEGTIACYIPPKNGFPSRWKCISNTMECPD, via the coding sequence ATGAAAAATCTAAAAAAATTAACAAAACCGGATTTAAAGAAAATCAACGGGGGAAATGCTCCTGAATGTCCTGAAGGAACAATTGCATGCTATATTCCGCCTAAAAACGGATTTCCTTCCCGCTGGAAATGTATTTCAAACACAATGGAATGCCCGGATTAA
- a CDS encoding bacteriocin-like protein, with the protein MKNLKKLVKSDLKKINGGSAPECPDGTTACYHRPQNGIPSYWTCEPGVGCPN; encoded by the coding sequence ATGAAAAATTTAAAAAAATTAGTAAAATCAGATCTGAAAAAAATCAACGGAGGCAGTGCTCCTGAATGTCCGGACGGAACAACTGCATGCTATCACCGTCCTCAAAACGGTATTCCAAGTTACTGGACCTGTGAGCCGGGTGTTGGATGTCCGAACTAA
- a CDS encoding aminopeptidase C — translation MKNTKIASLLFVLSAGSMMFAQDDLINKLKNNQSQNANFQFTTLKDVGATSVKNQGSSGTCWSYSGNSFLESEMQRMGKKPVDLAEIFTARNSYHDKAKLFVLNNGAISWGDGGELHDVINMYKKYGAVPQDVYTGLKAGQTLNNFKEMQGKLKTVLDSLVQAGSKSKLTDNWMDPVDAILDEYLGKVPANFTYEGKNYTPKTFAKEVVGINPEDYIEISSYKDYPYYQKFVVPIPDNWSHDSDWNVPMKDLTAIIDNAVNKGYSVGWATDVTEPYFSYKNGVAYVPDIDLNTITDENKQSLFTESKKDKTITEDLRQKALNNLSTTDDHGMHIVGLAKDQTGKEYYMVKNSWGVTNDFEGYIYVTRPYVEYKSTAILIHKNAVPKSILKQLKPTKNIGL, via the coding sequence ATGAAAAATACCAAAATTGCCTCATTACTTTTTGTTTTGTCTGCAGGAAGTATGATGTTTGCCCAAGATGACTTGATCAACAAATTAAAAAACAATCAATCTCAAAATGCTAATTTCCAGTTCACAACGTTAAAGGACGTGGGGGCTACTTCAGTAAAAAACCAGGGTTCATCAGGAACTTGCTGGAGCTATTCAGGAAATTCATTCCTGGAATCCGAAATGCAGAGAATGGGTAAAAAACCTGTAGATCTTGCTGAAATCTTTACAGCGAGGAACTCTTACCATGATAAAGCTAAATTGTTTGTTCTGAACAACGGAGCCATTAGCTGGGGCGACGGAGGCGAACTGCATGACGTTATCAATATGTACAAAAAATACGGTGCTGTTCCCCAGGATGTTTATACAGGTCTGAAAGCAGGACAAACCCTGAATAACTTCAAAGAAATGCAGGGGAAATTAAAAACCGTTTTAGACAGTCTTGTTCAGGCAGGCTCAAAATCAAAACTGACTGATAACTGGATGGATCCGGTAGATGCAATTCTGGATGAATACCTTGGAAAAGTGCCCGCTAACTTTACTTATGAAGGGAAAAATTATACTCCTAAAACATTTGCTAAAGAAGTGGTAGGAATCAACCCTGAAGATTATATCGAAATCTCTTCTTATAAAGATTATCCGTATTACCAAAAATTTGTAGTTCCTATTCCTGATAACTGGAGCCACGATTCTGACTGGAATGTTCCGATGAAAGATCTTACAGCTATCATTGACAATGCTGTAAACAAAGGATATTCTGTAGGTTGGGCAACAGACGTTACCGAACCTTATTTCTCTTACAAAAACGGGGTGGCTTATGTTCCGGATATCGACCTGAACACGATAACCGATGAGAACAAGCAGTCTTTATTTACTGAATCTAAAAAAGATAAAACCATTACAGAAGATCTTCGTCAAAAAGCGCTTAACAACCTGTCAACAACGGATGATCACGGTATGCACATCGTAGGGCTTGCAAAAGACCAAACGGGCAAAGAATATTATATGGTAAAGAATTCGTGGGGTGTAACCAACGATTTCGAGGGTTATATTTATGTAACTAGACCTTACGTGGAATATAAATCGACAGCTATTCTTATTCATAAGAATGCTGTTCCTAAAAGCATCCTGAAACAGCTAAAGCCTACTAAAAATATTGGTTTGTAA
- a CDS encoding RNA polymerase sigma factor codes for MERELLLECQRSSRSAQRKVYEKMAGKLYSVCRRYLKNDEDIEEVLADTFYKIFTKITQLQNLDTFEAWARKIAVNECLQKLRTTKAQFISMDESFVETSGILSENISFEKDILSLLNFLPEGCRAIFNLFAIEGYPHKEIAAMLSISEGTSKSQLNFARKKLQELLINQNI; via the coding sequence ATGGAAAGAGAATTACTATTAGAATGCCAGCGTAGCAGCCGCAGTGCACAGCGGAAGGTATACGAGAAAATGGCGGGCAAGCTGTACTCAGTCTGCAGACGCTATCTGAAAAACGATGAAGATATTGAAGAAGTACTGGCCGATACTTTTTACAAGATATTCACCAAGATTACCCAGCTTCAGAATCTGGATACTTTTGAAGCATGGGCCAGAAAAATTGCTGTGAATGAATGCCTTCAAAAGCTGCGGACCACTAAAGCTCAGTTCATCTCTATGGATGAAAGCTTCGTGGAGACTTCAGGCATCTTGTCAGAAAATATTTCGTTTGAAAAAGATATCCTGAGCCTCCTGAACTTTCTTCCCGAAGGCTGCCGAGCAATATTCAATCTTTTTGCGATAGAAGGATATCCGCATAAGGAAATTGCGGCTATGCTTTCCATTAGCGAAGGAACATCGAAATCCCAACTCAATTTTGCAAGGAAAAAATTACAGGAACTTTTGATCAATCAGAACATTTAA